One genomic region from Vibrio cyclitrophicus encodes:
- the rsmF gene encoding 16S rRNA (cytosine(1407)-C(5))-methyltransferase RsmF — protein MHANVYIPEEFLTHIKGIMPSHLDMASFIASCQKPLRKSIRVNTLKISVEDFLVRAKDKGWELEPVPWCETGFWITANESEAPLGNTAEHMSGLFYIQEASSMMPPSALFQGEEDYQAVLDTAAAPGSKTTQIAALMNNRGVLVANEYAASRVKVLHANIERCGVRNTALSNFDGRVFGGWLPEQFDAVLLDAPCSGEGTIRKDADAMKNWTYQSVVDIANTQKDLIESAFHALKPNGVLVYSTCTLSTEENQQVCHHLKETFGDAVEFESLESLFDNAKATTTEEGFLHIFPQVYDSEGFFVARIRKLASVTPPEVKKRLGKFPFEKASKKVQQEVAEQLMSTLDIELPTDTQVWIRDKDVWLFPEALEPMIGEFRFSRMGIKIAETHKKGYRWQHQVATTLATGNETNIVELCIEDAREWFMGRDVRPEGLSGKGEVLVKYNGAIIGLGKWVGNRVKNGLPRELVRDKNLF, from the coding sequence TTGCACGCTAACGTATATATCCCAGAAGAATTCCTAACTCACATTAAAGGCATTATGCCAAGCCACTTAGACATGGCTTCTTTTATCGCATCTTGTCAAAAGCCACTTCGTAAAAGTATTCGAGTAAACACACTAAAAATCAGTGTCGAAGACTTTCTCGTACGTGCGAAAGATAAAGGTTGGGAACTGGAACCTGTGCCGTGGTGTGAAACGGGATTTTGGATCACCGCTAATGAAAGCGAGGCGCCTTTAGGCAATACAGCTGAACACATGTCTGGCTTATTTTATATCCAAGAAGCCAGCTCTATGATGCCACCTTCTGCATTGTTTCAAGGCGAAGAAGACTATCAAGCCGTGTTAGATACAGCAGCTGCACCCGGCTCTAAAACAACGCAAATCGCGGCGCTAATGAATAATCGCGGCGTACTGGTTGCCAATGAGTACGCTGCAAGCCGAGTGAAAGTACTTCACGCTAACATCGAGCGTTGTGGCGTTCGCAATACAGCGCTGAGCAATTTTGATGGACGTGTATTCGGCGGCTGGTTACCAGAACAGTTTGATGCCGTATTACTAGACGCCCCCTGCTCTGGTGAAGGTACGATTCGTAAAGACGCGGATGCCATGAAAAACTGGACGTATCAATCAGTGGTCGATATTGCTAATACCCAGAAAGACCTGATTGAAAGTGCGTTCCACGCGCTAAAGCCTAACGGCGTATTAGTTTACTCGACTTGCACATTAAGCACAGAAGAAAACCAACAAGTATGTCATCACCTAAAAGAGACTTTTGGTGACGCTGTAGAATTTGAATCTCTTGAATCACTATTCGACAACGCAAAAGCAACCACGACGGAAGAAGGCTTTCTTCATATATTCCCACAGGTGTATGACTCTGAAGGTTTCTTTGTCGCACGCATCCGTAAACTGGCATCTGTTACTCCACCAGAAGTTAAAAAACGCCTGGGTAAATTCCCATTTGAAAAAGCGTCAAAGAAAGTTCAACAAGAAGTCGCTGAACAACTGATGAGCACGCTTGATATAGAATTACCAACTGATACTCAAGTATGGATTCGCGATAAAGACGTTTGGTTGTTCCCTGAAGCATTAGAGCCAATGATTGGTGAGTTCCGCTTCTCTCGTATGGGCATCAAGATCGCTGAAACTCATAAAAAAGGCTACCGATGGCAACACCAGGTGGCGACAACACTGGCTACAGGCAACGAAACTAATATTGTAGAGCTATGTATTGAAGACGCTCGAGAATGGTTTATGGGTCGCGATGTACGTCCTGAAGGCCTATCGGGCAAAGGAGAAGTATTGGTGAAGTATAACGGCGCAATCATCGGCCTTGGTAAGTGGGTAGGTAACCGAGTTAAAAATGGCTTACCACGAGAGCTGGTACGCGATAAAAATCTTTTCTAA